In Myxococcales bacterium, the genomic window TTCCTCACGCTTGTTGGCGTGCATCTTGAGGATCTTGCCCACCCGCTCCTTCTTGTCCTTGGTGGCGTTGTGGAGCATCACCCCTTGTTCGGCCCGGCCGCTGTAGACGCGCAAGAAGGCCAGTTGGCCGACGTACGGGTCGTTGAGCAGCTTGAAGGCCAGCGCGGCGAACGGTTCGGCCGGATCGGCCGGGCGCTGTTCGGTCTTGCCCGTGTGCGGGTTCACCCCTTCGATCGGGGGAATATCGACCGGGCTGGGCAGGTAATCGACCACCGCGTCAAGCAGCGGTTGGACGCCCTTGTTCTTGAAGGCCGAGCCGCACAAAGTCGGCACGAGCTGCAAGCGAATCGTGGCCCGGCGGATGGCGTCGCGCAGTTCGGCTTCGCCGATATCGGCGCCTTCCAGATAACGGCTCATCAGCTCGTCATCGGTTTCCGCAACGGTCTCGAGCAATTGGGTCCGCCAATGTTCCGCATCATGTAAAAGAGCGTCTGGGATCGGTTCTTCATGATACCGAGCCCCCAAGGTTTCCTCGTCCCACCGAATCGCCTTCATGCCGATCAAGTCGATCACGCCGGCAAAGGCGGCTTCGGCGCCGATCGGCAACTGCAACACCAGGGGCGCCGCGCCGAGTCGGCTTTTCATCATTTCAACGGCCCGGAAGAAGTCGGCTCCCACCCGGTCCATCTTGTTGACGAAAGCGATCTTGGGCACATGAAATTTTTCGGACTGGCGCCAAACGGTTTCCGACTGCGGCTCCACGCCGCCGACGCCGCAAAACACCGCCACCGCGCCGTCCAACACCCGCAGGCTGCGTTCGACCTCGATCGTGAAGTCGACGTGCCCCGGGGTGTCCAAGATATTGATCCGCTGATCGCGCCAGAAGCAGGTGGTGGCGGCGGTGGTAATCGTGATGCCGCGCTCCTGTTCCTGCTCCATGTAATCCATTTGCGTCGTGCCTTCGTCGACCTCGCCGATACGGTAGGTAATGCCCGTATAGAAAAGGATGCGCTCGGTCGTCGTGGTCTTGCCGGCATCGATGTGCGCCATAATCCCGATGTTCCGGGTGCGCTCCAGCGTCGTGCCTGTCTTTTTTGTCCCCTTGGCCACGATTCAGCGTCCTTCCGACGGGGTCGTCGGGCGATCATGGATCGAACCTGCGACCTGAAAAAGAGCAATCGAAAAGACCAATCGGCAACGGTGCGCCGATCGGTCCCTCGGGTATCTATCCAGTGATGGATTC contains:
- the fusA gene encoding elongation factor G, with protein sequence MAHIDAGKTTTTERILFYTGITYRIGEVDEGTTQMDYMEQEQERGITITTAATTCFWRDQRINILDTPGHVDFTIEVERSLRVLDGAVAVFCGVGGVEPQSETVWRQSEKFHVPKIAFVNKMDRVGADFFRAVEMMKSRLGAAPLVLQLPIGAEAAFAGVIDLIGMKAIRWDEETLGARYHEEPIPDALLHDAEHWRTQLLETVAETDDELMSRYLEGADIGEAELRDAIRRATIRLQLVPTLCGSAFKNKGVQPLLDAVVDYLPSPVDIPPIEGVNPHTGKTEQRPADPAEPFAALAFKLLNDPYVGQLAFLRVYSGRAEQGVMLHNATKDKKERVGKILKMHANKREEVKEMSAGDIVAVVGMRSVTTGDTLTVTHRPIILEGLDFPEPVIHIAIEPKSQADQDKLQESLQRLAMEDPSFRVRIDEDTGQTIISGMGELHLEIIADRLTREFGVNANVGKPQVAYKETITKAVRLEETYERQLGNRGHFAKVILKIEPAGSGGGFTFLNEAPTSQVPREFLSFVEEGIKDALTVGPLAGYPVQDVKATLLGGAYHEVDTEAVDFKVAATMAINKGMRTAEPVLLEPVMSLEIVVPEDFVGEVIGDLNSRRGHVLGMEPRREVQVVKGQAPLAALFGYSTDLRSVTQGRATYTMQFARFEAVPANIQNEIVHRMGGY